A segment of the Carya illinoinensis cultivar Pawnee chromosome 1, C.illinoinensisPawnee_v1, whole genome shotgun sequence genome:
TTAGAATTTATGTCAACTATTAAGATTCCAGAGAAAATCCCCTGATTAAAATCCCCTGATTTTCCTGGTGATTTTGTGCGTTGTCGTTGAATGCTGATGGATTTATAcatatgaatgtatgtatgtgtctCTTAATTATATGTTCTATGAGCCTCTCTATATTTAATTGCTTGTTCTGTTCGAATACATCCCCTGGTCAGATCTACGGTTTCCTAAGGTTTCTGTGATCTCTGCTACCTTAATTTTCGGGTTTGTGTTGGGGGGTTCTAGGGTTTTATCCAGTCAGTTAATGCCACCCTTCTTGAAAGATAGGAGAGAAATCTGtaattttttgggttttctgTGCTCATCATAGCTTTCACTTATTGTCTTCGAATATATTGGGTAATCCATTTGTTGAGTCTTGAAGGACAATTGGCTTTTTTAGCGACTGGAAAATCTGCATTTGGCTAATATTCTTCTAGAGTTTTGCTTTGTTCGGTAAGGTTCTAAAGTTTCTGGGGCTTTGGTATTGTTGAGCTCTTGTGTGAGAGAATAATAGGGTTTGAGCCTTTGAGGTTTTTACTAGATGGATAAGGAGAAAACCCCTGGCCATGGTGGAGGTTTACCACCTCCATCAGGCCGTTACTCTGGGTTTTCGCCCACCGGAAGTAGTTTCAATGTAAAACCTGAGCCATCTTCGGCGTCACCATCCTACCCGCCATTGGCCCCAGGTTCTAGTTCAGACGCGGCTCATTTTGGGCATGGCATGAGTGCTGAGTCCAGTCGCTTTAGCCATGATATTAGCCGAATGGCTGATACCCCACGGAGGAGTTTGGGTCATAGACGTGCCCATTCGGAAATTCTCACCCTTCCTGACGATATTAGCTTCGATAGTGACCTTGGGGTTGTGGGTGGCGCGGATGGGCCTTCCTTTTCTGATGAGACTGAGGAGGACTTGTTGTCTATGTATCTTGATATGGACAAGTTCAATTCATCATCTGCTACCTCATCATTCCAAGTGGGGGAGCCATCTTCTGCTGCGGCAGCACCAAGTCCAGCACTGGCAGCCATGCCAACACCAGCATCAGGAGCTGCGACTTCGTCTGAGAATTTTGCCATTGGTTCTAATGAAAGGCCCAGAGTTAGGCACCAACACAGCCAGTCCATGGATGGGTCAACTACGATCAAACCGGAGATGCTTGTGTCAGGTTCTGAAGATATATCTGCTGCCGATTCGAAGAAAGCCATGTCAGCTGCTAAGCTTGCGGAGCTCGCTTTAATTGATCCCAAGCGTGCAAAGAGGTATTAATTCTTGAAGAATGGTATGCGTTTATTTAATCTTCAAAAGATTAATGTTGAACAATGGTTTGTTTTCATATATCAACTCTAAAGTTGGTTAAtaagatttcttttttaaaacatcaattAGCTGGTCCAAGGAGCCATTCTGTCCTGCACAAATGCTTGTTCATGTCTGGTTGTATGTCGATAACATTCTGACttcatcttttttcttcctctctaaAATATACCAAAATGATATGTTTATAAAAATGCAGGATTACCCATTATGATATTTATGAGGCCCTTGAAATTTGCTTCTTTACATACAGAATAAAAGGTCCCTGTTCTTCAGTTCTGAAATTTATATATGCGTATTTTCCTGCTCGGTAGttctctattatttattttagcttgcACACCCAGTGAAAAACTCCAATGAAGCAGAAATATAAGGCTTTACGTAAATTACACTTCTTGCACGGTGTACCACTGGACCATGCATGATTACTGTACGCTGCTCTGTAGCTGGTTATTTCCTTTCAGACGATGGGGAGAGCAGAACTTCTGACCTGTAAAATATTTTGGAAGTTTCACTATAATTTTCACAGCTTCATTCACTGCCATCTTTTCCTGCTTTGTTTTTGGTGGTGCTGCTGTTGAGTTTTGTGGGGTTGTGTTGCTATTGCTTTCTTATAGGTTCCTTGGAATGAGATGAAGATGATCCCTATGATTCTGTTGCCACCTGTTTTGCTTCATTTCAGACTGGAATTAGATTTTGTAAtgccacctttttttttttttttccttttatttcaaGGGCATATACTACTTTGAGTGATCCCGTCTTCCTCTTATAATGGGGGTGTCCTCAGTTTTAATGTGACTGCCCATTCTATGGAGAAGTAATGTTTAAATTTTGTTGGTACCATGGATTCCAGTCTTGTTATTTCTATGGATGTGTTGGTCAGGAGGCTCTTGCAATAGGTGCGATTGATGCTTCTCCAAAGTGTACTTTCCTATTAGATGATTTATTgcttgctctctctctcattattgTTCTCTTTTCAGTTTTTCCCTTGTAATAGCTTTGTGTTTGACTTGAATATCATGCTATTTGTTCCATGTGATAGGATCTGGGCAAACAGGCAGTCAGCCGCTAGATCAAAGGAAAGAAAGATGCGATACATTTCTGAGCTGGAAAGGAAAGTGCAGACACTGCAAACAGAAGCAACTTCATTGTCTGCTCAGCTGACCCTCTTGCAGGTTAACTGCATCAGCTCTGGACATACTCTTATTTTTTACTGCACGTGTCCAGTTTCAGTGACTATATCTGCTATATGTGGTTGTGTTGGCATATTTTtccctgtttttatttttttctttcacaattTTGATATCTAGCATTAGGAAAATTCTACATACTATGCCATCATCCCACCTTTATCCCACTATGATAAGGTGGTGTTGTCCTTCAACCTTTGAATATctatttttgaagaaaatgaaagatgaTCCAAGGGTGATGAAAAGTACTACATTTACAAAGTGAGATAGTAGTGTAGCATATAACATTTCTCCTAGCATTATTCAAAACATAGCCTTGTATGGTAGTTTCAATGGCATTTCTTTTGTGGGTTTGTTTTGTGTAGAGAGATACAAATGGCCTGACTGCTGAGAATGGTGAACTAAAGCTGCGCTTGCAAACAATGGAACAACAGGTTCACTTGCAAGATGGTAAGCACGTATCTTGTAAACTCTTTCCAAGATTAGTACCCTAATTCTgaagtttctttctttctatcttCCTACAAGTGGGGTGTGTGCATGCTTGCATTCATGTATGTGAAGATTTTGTTTTCGTCTTCTAATCTTGATACAGACAGACATATTCAATGCcacatgacatttttttttttaatgtttctgTAGAGATTGGCacaagattttaggaaaataaaacAGCCAAGATGATGAATCTTGGTTGAGTAGGATATGCATGATGCATTAAGTATATGCTTACATTTGTGCATCCATGTCATGTTAGAGGAGATACATGTTTTAATGCcaagctcatttttttttttcctctgtcAAGAAGTGAACTTGTGTGTAATTTACCTTTTCATTTTTGTCGGTGACAAATTGCATTGTCTTTCTAATTTTGTTATCACACAATTATACCTTTTAGTATAAGATCTTATATGTTTTAAGGTTCCACTactaatgaaagaaaaaggtaCCACTTGCTTGTGTCCTGTTTTATAGGTTCCCATGTTTGTTCTATTCTGGGACTTGACATTTTATGAGTCGCTTGAACATACCTCTAAGTAGACATGTTCCAGCCATGGtctttccttactttttttgtttggatgaGCATATCTAGGATGTGTGGTAACAAAAGAGAATAGAATTAGTACAGTCTGATGCCTGCCCATGGTGCATATATACATTGGTTTATGAGGGTTTTATTTCAGTTGATGAAATACATTATGCCTTGAAGGattggttttgtattttgtttcacGCAATCtggtattttgtttgaattggaaagaatgaagaaaaaagaagaattaaCTGAAGTTGATCCTTAATTGCTTACACTTACTAGGTATATATATCATTCATATTGGATCTGTTTACTAAAAAATTTTATCGGTGTCAAAGTTCGTGTGTGATTTATGCCAATCAAAAGAAAACCATCTACATCTTTTGACTTTCTTCATTGTTTTTTTGATCGGTTTTTTGACTTTATCGTTAATTGAACATCTTGAcaatttttctgtatttgatGGAAGTTAACTTACAATATTGAGCACTCTGCATAATGGTCCTTCCTTTTAATGACTGGGATGGTACTGGAGATgaaatttccttttaaaattgGATTTGACCAGCTGGACTGTGCAttcgttttttctttctttcctaaaGTTGGGGTTTTTCTAAGAAGTTAATATGCTTTGGTTTCAAACTTTAATATCATTATGCTGTAAATAATATTAGGTAGATTTCCCTGACCCGTTAATTATCCTAATGAAGACAGTTGATTTTCATATCTTTGTTTGCATTTTAAAAATGTGGCATTAGTGATACTGGACTATTGGAGATGTTGCTTATTAAAGGATATGACTCGGTAGTTTTTGtagattttgtttcttttttcttttctctcaattTGTACTTTCTGTGATATGCTTGGTTTTCTTATTCACCATGTTGGTTTCTCTCTGTCTCCCCTCTATACAGTTTTCTGCTCCAGAGGTGATGTTATTTGTGCAGTTGTTTGCagtatatgaaaatatgattaGTTTAGGGTTAGCAAGATGCATCATTTAATGCTTTCTAGGATGGGGAAACAATGAAAATGTCCTATAATGTTAGagagaataaatttaaaaccccAGTTGCGCAAAATATTGTCTGTTAATGCATAAGTTACATACCTAGATCGTTGCAGATACTAAATTGAGTTGTTTTACTCATTCCACTAAATCAATCTTATTTGTTCACCCCAAGTATTCCTGAGCCACTTTttgcaaaattatattatttcccCACCCATTTTCACTTACCCACTAAAATTTGACTCAGTACAAATGTACGCTCTTAAAATTACCCATGTGAACCCTTTTAGTAATTAATTGATACATTGGTGCGTTTTGGTTGTGATTGCATTGtagctctttatatatatatatatatattgttagtaCCTCACTAAcgacctttatatatatatatatatattgttagtaCCTCACTAACGACCTCTCCACACCCCAATGCCAAAAGAAGAAAGAACAGCAGTACAGACACATAGACACATGAAATTCACTCTACTCTTTTTCCGTGTGGTCTTTTCCATGGTAATTATTATATCTTCTTTGTGTTCTGTAATAGCACTCAATGATGCACTCAAAGAGGAGATTCAGCATTTGAAAGTATTGACTGGCCAAGCTATTCCAAATGGTGGTCCTATGATGAATTTTGCTTCTTTTGGAGCTGGCCAACAATTCTATCCCAAcaatcatgcaatgcacacacTTTTAACCACACAGCAGTTTCAACAGCTCCAGATTCACTCgcagaagcagcagcagcagtttCAGCAGCATCAACTGCATCAGCTGCAGCAGCAACaactgcagcagcagcagcaggaacagcagcagcaacaaaCTGGGGACTTGAAAATCAGAGGATCATTGTCTTCTCCCagtcaaaaggaaaatgctacggATGTTGACTCTGCTGTTTGAGAGATAGGCAAGTAGGGCAGGTATTTGAAGGGTCATCGTTCAAAGTGGTAGTTCAGATGCATCACACAGGACATTCCATCGACAGTATCTCCTCCGTCCTTTTTGAATCTGTTCAGGAATatctttatcacattttacatgTAGGCAGTTCTCTATATGATTTTAGGACGACATGCATTGCATGTGTAGGTAGGTCTTTATATGTTTTAGTTTAAGATTGAATTGTGGATTATCTATCTGGTTGGGTTTTAGTTATCTGACACCTAGTTGTTGCTATTATGGGTTGCTGCTGATTTAGTTCAGTTGAAATTTAAGGTTTTCGAGGTTTTCtttgagctctctctctctctctctctctctctctctctctctctcacacacacacacacacacacacacacacaaacattcGCCAGCGTCTCAGGGTTCAACATAGTTTCTGTTGGACCTTCGAATGCGTTCGTTCATGTTTGCTAGGGTAACGGTGCTTTCTCCATGTTGGCAAGTTTAGGCTAGGCTGCTACTACTTCCTACAGAACTGGGCCGTCTTTCGGTATCTAATCTGTAGATTTTCCAAGGGATTTGTGGTGTAGCTAATTATGCCTTGTAATGGTTCACCTGTATtgataatcatttttccataagCCTCCTGAAAAGGCAGAATTATCGGGTCAATtccaatataaaacaaaaaaatgggtGGGCATGGGAAAACGCTTCTATGCTTCGAATACCAAACTTCCTGCCTAGACGTCCTGAATCGATTGTATGCCATTCCTTAAAAATTTGCTGATTTAGGTGAGATTTGAATAATGAGTTAAGTTgtgatgaaagttgaaaattaaataagatattattgaatattattttttaatattattattattttaagatttgaaaaagttaaattatttattataatttgtgaaaaattttaaaaa
Coding sequences within it:
- the LOC122313882 gene encoding probable transcription factor PosF21 — encoded protein: MDKEKTPGHGGGLPPPSGRYSGFSPTGSSFNVKPEPSSASPSYPPLAPGSSSDAAHFGHGMSAESSRFSHDISRMADTPRRSLGHRRAHSEILTLPDDISFDSDLGVVGGADGPSFSDETEEDLLSMYLDMDKFNSSSATSSFQVGEPSSAAAAPSPALAAMPTPASGAATSSENFAIGSNERPRVRHQHSQSMDGSTTIKPEMLVSGSEDISAADSKKAMSAAKLAELALIDPKRAKRIWANRQSAARSKERKMRYISELERKVQTLQTEATSLSAQLTLLQRDTNGLTAENGELKLRLQTMEQQVHLQDALNDALKEEIQHLKVLTGQAIPNGGPMMNFASFGAGQQFYPNNHAMHTLLTTQQFQQLQIHSQKQQQQFQQHQLHQLQQQQLQQQQQEQQQQQTGDLKIRGSLSSPSQKENATDVDSAV